Part of the Flavobacterium okayamense genome, AAATCTTTTTCTTCTTCACCTTTATGATCTACTTTTTCATGAATTTCTTTAGTACTCTTATAAATTAAGAATATACCACCAGCGAGAAGAATTAAAGCTTGCCCAGTAAAACTTGCAGAAAACCAACCCCAATCTACACTGAATAAAGGTTCTTTCATTGCAATGAGTAACGTAATACCAAATAACAAAGCAATACGCAAGAACATTGCTAGGAATAATCCTATTTGAGTCGCTTTTTTTCTATTTTCTTCAGGTAGTTTTCCTGTAACAATAGAAATAAAAATAATATTATCTATTCCTAATACTATTTCTAAAAAAGTTAATGTTAAAAGTGCAATCCAAGAATTCGGATTCCCAATTAATTCCATCATAACCTGAGTTTTTAATTCAATTTTGTGGCTTTACCTTTGTTTTTCTGAGAATTTCCTACATAAGAATATTCAAAAACATAACCTTCATTAGTTGTAGATAATATCTTTATATGAATACCTTTTTTTTCTTCTCTATTTTTTGGATGTAAATTGTTTAAAATAAATTCACAATCATTAATCCATCTAACAGAAGAAGTGTCAGTTTCATTTCTAAAGGTTTCAATTTGTAAAGAATCTGTTCTTTCAAAAATTGAAGTTTCATTTATACCATCAATTTCTTGTGTAAATTCGAATTTTCCAGTTTTATAATCAGAGCAGTTTCGTTCTTGTTGGTAACAAGAGGCAAGATTTATACTTAGAAAAAGAATCAAGACAAATTTATTCATTTTGATGTGGATTGTATTTTTTTAATTCGTCATCGGTAAAATGCTGAATACTTTTTTCTTTTGAAAATTTTTCGGCATTGTAATCATTCGATTTGTTTTTTGGAATAGATAAACTTTCCCATGAAGATTTTTTAAGCATTTTAGCATAAAATACTATCTGACCAATGTGATATGGATAATGTGCTAATTGTCTGTTTATGGCATCTACAACTGTTTGACCTTGATTTCGAATGTAAATTATTTTAATCAAATCTTCAGATTGTAAACTGTTTATCGTTGTAAAAAAGCAATCCCAGCCTTTGTTCCAAAAGCTTAAAAGTTCTTCTTTTGTAGTAAAGTCATTTTCAAACTCACCATCTCTATTTCGCCATTCTTTCTCTCCATCAGAAGTAAGAAAATCTGTCCAACGTGATAACATATTTCCAGCCATATGCTTCATAATAACGGCAATGGAATTAGTGTCTTCGTTTACAGAAGCAAATAATTGTTTGGTTTCAATTTGATCAATGGCTTTTTCTGCAACTGTTTTATAATACAACATTTGCTTTTTAATACTTACCAAATAAATATCATTTATTTCCATCGAAAAAACCTTTTACAACAGTATTAATTCCTTTAAAGATTAAATAAATGGCAGTAAACATTGCTATTACTCCTAAACCTGTTAAAGTGTATATTTTGTTTATAAATGAAAAACTAATTAGATAAATAGCTATTACTATTACAATGAGTGACATTGCTAAGTATTGTATTCCTTTAAATATTTTTTGTCTGTCTGTTGC contains:
- a CDS encoding DUF1572 family protein, with protein sequence MEINDIYLVSIKKQMLYYKTVAEKAIDQIETKQLFASVNEDTNSIAVIMKHMAGNMLSRWTDFLTSDGEKEWRNRDGEFENDFTTKEELLSFWNKGWDCFFTTINSLQSEDLIKIIYIRNQGQTVVDAINRQLAHYPYHIGQIVFYAKMLKKSSWESLSIPKNKSNDYNAEKFSKEKSIQHFTDDELKKYNPHQNE
- a CDS encoding DUF6095 family protein codes for the protein MATDRQKIFKGIQYLAMSLIVIVIAIYLISFSFINKIYTLTGLGVIAMFTAIYLIFKGINTVVKGFFDGNK
- a CDS encoding DNA topoisomerase IV translates to MNKFVLILFLSINLASCYQQERNCSDYKTGKFEFTQEIDGINETSIFERTDSLQIETFRNETDTSSVRWINDCEFILNNLHPKNREEKKGIHIKILSTTNEGYVFEYSYVGNSQKNKGKATKLN